The Nicotiana tomentosiformis chromosome 9, ASM39032v3, whole genome shotgun sequence genome contains the following window.
AGTGCAAGGCATTAGAAGAGATCGAGGGAAGCCACAAGGAGTCATATGGAAATCTTGCCAAATATGCTGAAATGTTCAGAGAATCAAACCCGGGAAGTATTTTTAACTTTACTGTTAGTCCTAAATTTCAGAGATGTTTCTTTTCATTTCTCGCTTTGAGGAATGGATTATTGGGAGGATGTAGACCCTTTGTTGGTTTTGATGGTTGTCATCAAAGGACCATATGGTGGAGTTTTGCTATTGGCAGTTGCATTAGATGCGAATAATGGCCTATTTCCAGTTGCATTCGCTATTGTTGAGAGTGAACAAAATGAAACCTGGAGATGGTTTTTCTATTGGTTAAATAATTTTGTTGGTGCTTGGCCTCGTGACAAGCCGTGGACATTTATGAGTGATAGAAAAAAGGTGAATAAATTATGTTGTATCTATTTTACATGtaatatttttagatatttatACACCCACAATCTGATTTGTTCTTACTTATTTATTTAGGGACTCCATCAAGCATATGAAGAGATCATTCCATTTGTGAGTGGAAGATATTGTGCTAGACATATATATATGCCAACTTCAAGGCACAATACCCAGGACTCCTTCTAAGAAACTACTTTTGGCAAGCTGCAAAAAGTTATGAAGTTAAGTACTTCAATGAGGCAATGGAAATGATTAAGCAAATTAATTCAAAAGCGTGggagtatttatctaaaattGATAAGAGAACATGGGCAAGGCATACTTTTGATCCTAGGGTAAAGACTgatcacataacaaataataatATAAGCGAGTCTTTCAATTCTTGGATAGGTGAGTTGAGGGTAAAGCCTATTTTGAAACTTGTAGATGGTCTTAGGGCCAAACTAATGACTAGACTTCATACAAGATACCAGAAAGGTCGTGGCTGGGAAAGTGAAGTACCACCAACTATAATTGAGAAATTAAATAAGGCTAAAAAGGACTCAAGAAAATGCACTTTGCAGGTTGCCGCTACTAATGAGTTTGAGGTTATTGACAAAGATAGATACTATATAGTTAATCTTGATACAAGAACATGTCAGTGTGGCATATTTCAGATTTCAGGATTACCTTGTAAACATGCTGCTCTTGGTATTTCCCACAAGAGAGATTTGAGGGAGGCATACTGTGATCCAATGTTAAAGACGGAAGCTTATCTCAAATCATACATCCTGTTCCTGATGAAACTTTTTGGCCACCTATGACTGAAATCCTTCCTGCAACCATTCTTCCGCCGGATCTTAGAAAGCAGCCTGGTAGACCAACTAAAAATAGAAAAAGAGCAGCTGATGAATGTAATGTAACTTCCCAATCGAAGAGATCAT
Protein-coding sequences here:
- the LOC117275505 gene encoding uncharacterized protein, producing MDYWEDVDPLLVLMVVIKGPYGGVLLLAVALDANNGLFPVAFAIVESEQNETWRWFFYWLNNFVGAWPRDKPWTFMSDRKKTYIYANFKAQYPGLLLRNYFWQAAKSYEVKYFNEAMEMIKQINSKAWEYLSKIDKRTWARHTFDPRVKTDHITNNNISESFNSWIGELRVKPILKLVDGLRAKLMTRLHTRYQKGRGWESEVPPTIIEKLNKAKKDSRKCTLQVAATNEFEVIDKDRYYIVNLDTRTCQCGIFQISGLPCKHAALGISHKRDLREAYCDPMLKTEAYLKSYILFLMKLFGHL